One Mucilaginibacter ginkgonis genomic region harbors:
- the ppk1 gene encoding polyphosphate kinase 1, translated as MPTDKHIPLINREISWLYFNDRVLQEAADPTVPLLDRVRFLAIFSSNLDEFYRVRVATLSRLANLNEKAKALLGYNPKKVLSQIKSIVIKQERKFNNLYENIIIKQLAAEKIFILSDTQLNVTRGAFVKEYFRSKLLTTLVPVMLDESSAIPELNDRSVYFFVKLTLKKRIRYALIEFPANLPRFLVLPKTNDLNFIILLDDIIRYSLEDIFFIFEYDSIEAYSIQLTRDAELDLDKEVSEKFIDALTKSLQKRRKGKPMRLLYDADMPADMVNNLVLKLNARPENLIPGSRYHNFKDFIKFPNVNKPELEYSRYTPLPAKGLSFGKSILNQIMLNDYLVSTPYQSFDYTIHFLREAAIDPKVREINISVYRLAENSSVVHALINAAKNGKKVVCLVELRARFDEENNIYWSNRLEEEGVNVIYGIPNYKVHAKACLVSRMEKGKLAYYACLSTGNFNEKTASIYADHTLFTANKKITDDLICVFRDLQKGQLPKGLKSLIVSPYDSRPAVYKLIDNEIKIAKAGKKAYMILKMNSLSDEDLVAKLYSASNAGVKIDLIVRGMCCLVPGVKGYSENINVISIVDKYLEHARALIFGNGGKELVYLTSADLMTRNIDNRVEVGFPIYDEKLKQVVKDIIKIQLADNTKARILSGDGANKYKKTKDEEPHRSQIEIYNYLKEKNT; from the coding sequence ATGCCGACCGACAAACATATACCCTTAATAAACAGAGAGATAAGCTGGTTATATTTCAACGACCGTGTTTTACAGGAAGCGGCAGACCCGACTGTACCGTTGCTTGATAGAGTACGATTCCTGGCCATATTTTCATCAAACCTGGACGAGTTTTACCGTGTACGTGTCGCGACATTAAGCCGCCTGGCCAATCTAAACGAAAAAGCCAAAGCTTTACTTGGTTACAATCCCAAAAAGGTATTATCGCAGATAAAAAGCATCGTTATTAAACAGGAGCGTAAGTTTAATAACCTGTATGAAAACATTATCATTAAGCAATTAGCGGCAGAGAAGATATTTATCCTTAGCGATACACAACTTAACGTAACACGTGGTGCATTCGTAAAAGAGTACTTCAGGAGCAAGCTGCTTACCACGCTGGTACCGGTAATGCTCGATGAAAGCTCGGCCATCCCCGAGCTGAATGACCGTTCTGTGTATTTCTTTGTAAAGCTTACGCTCAAAAAAAGGATCAGGTATGCGCTAATAGAGTTCCCGGCAAATTTGCCCCGCTTTCTGGTGTTGCCTAAAACCAATGACCTGAATTTCATCATCCTGCTTGATGATATTATTCGTTACAGCCTTGAGGACATTTTTTTCATTTTCGAATATGATTCTATTGAGGCATACTCCATTCAGCTAACCCGCGATGCCGAACTTGATCTTGATAAAGAAGTAAGCGAAAAGTTTATAGATGCCTTAACGAAAAGCCTGCAGAAACGTAGAAAGGGCAAGCCTATGCGTTTGCTATACGATGCAGATATGCCTGCAGACATGGTGAACAATTTGGTACTGAAATTAAACGCCAGGCCGGAGAACCTTATCCCGGGTAGCCGCTATCACAATTTTAAGGATTTTATAAAGTTCCCAAACGTTAATAAGCCCGAGTTAGAATATTCTCGCTATACACCGTTGCCGGCAAAGGGACTGTCTTTCGGCAAAAGTATCCTTAACCAGATCATGCTGAACGATTATCTGGTAAGCACGCCATACCAGTCGTTCGATTATACCATTCACTTTTTGCGCGAGGCGGCTATTGACCCTAAAGTACGCGAGATAAATATCAGTGTGTACCGCCTTGCAGAGAACTCTAGTGTAGTGCACGCACTCATCAACGCAGCTAAGAATGGAAAAAAGGTAGTTTGTTTGGTTGAATTACGCGCGCGGTTCGACGAGGAAAATAACATCTACTGGAGCAACCGGTTAGAGGAAGAAGGTGTAAACGTTATCTACGGCATACCAAACTACAAGGTGCACGCTAAGGCTTGTTTGGTAAGCCGTATGGAGAAAGGTAAGCTCGCTTATTACGCATGTTTGTCTACCGGCAATTTCAACGAAAAAACCGCCTCTATCTATGCCGATCACACTTTATTTACAGCAAACAAAAAAATTACAGACGATCTGATCTGCGTTTTTCGCGATCTGCAGAAAGGGCAACTGCCCAAAGGATTGAAGAGTTTAATCGTGTCTCCTTACGATTCGCGTCCTGCGGTTTACAAGCTGATAGATAACGAGATAAAGATTGCAAAGGCCGGCAAAAAAGCCTACATGATTCTGAAGATGAACAGTCTGTCTGACGAGGACCTGGTAGCAAAACTTTATTCAGCAAGTAACGCGGGTGTAAAGATAGACCTGATAGTCCGCGGCATGTGTTGTCTGGTGCCGGGTGTGAAGGGCTACAGCGAAAATATTAACGTCATCAGTATCGTAGATAAATATCTTGAACATGCTCGCGCATTGATCTTCGGTAATGGTGGTAAGGAGCTGGTTTATCTTACCTCTGCGGATCTGATGACCCGCAACATTGACAACAGGGTAGAGGTTGGCTTCCCGATATATGACGAGAAATTAAAGCAGGTTGTTAAAGACATCATTAAAATACAACTGGCCGATAATACCAAGGCGCGCATACTTAGCGGCGACGGTGCTAACAAATACAAAAAGACAAAAGATGAAGAGCCACACCGCTCGCAAATAGAGATATACAATTATTTAAAAGAAAAAAATACCTGA
- a CDS encoding Ppx/GppA phosphatase family protein, which produces MRYAAIDIGSNAVRMLIADINKHNSPVSFKKNTLIRVPLRLGDDAFLNQFISEKKADDLVKTMAAFKNLIDVYKVTEYMACATSAMREASNGQEIVARVKQEAGIDLEIVHGEREANIIYASHIEMNLDNTKSYMYVDVGGGSTELSIFTAGKLVASQSFNIGTIRMLDNQDKEETWDQMKDFIFANARKLKNVSAIGSGGNINKLFKLSGEKEGSALTLTKLRDLYNNLNSYSLKDRISIVGLNPDRADVIIPACEIYLTVMKWADIRNIYVPSVGMVDGIIQTLIEKNEE; this is translated from the coding sequence TTGAGATACGCAGCTATAGATATAGGATCAAACGCGGTGAGGATGCTCATTGCCGACATTAATAAACATAATTCCCCTGTATCGTTCAAAAAGAATACCCTTATACGTGTGCCGCTTAGACTTGGAGACGACGCATTTCTTAACCAGTTTATATCTGAGAAAAAGGCCGACGATCTGGTGAAAACCATGGCCGCGTTCAAAAACCTGATAGACGTTTACAAGGTGACCGAATATATGGCTTGTGCTACCTCGGCTATGCGAGAAGCCTCGAACGGACAGGAAATAGTGGCGCGTGTGAAGCAGGAAGCGGGTATCGACCTGGAGATAGTGCATGGCGAGCGCGAGGCCAATATCATTTACGCCAGCCATATCGAAATGAACCTTGATAATACAAAAAGCTACATGTACGTGGATGTTGGCGGTGGCAGTACAGAGCTTTCTATTTTTACCGCAGGTAAGTTGGTAGCGTCGCAGTCATTCAATATTGGTACCATTAGGATGCTGGATAACCAGGATAAAGAAGAAACCTGGGACCAGATGAAGGATTTTATTTTTGCCAATGCGCGCAAATTAAAGAACGTTTCGGCGATCGGTTCTGGTGGCAACATCAATAAATTGTTCAAATTATCGGGCGAAAAAGAGGGTTCTGCCTTAACTCTAACGAAACTGCGCGACCTGTATAACAACTTAAATTCATATTCGCTTAAAGACCGCATTAGCATTGTAGGCTTGAATCCCGATAGGGCCGATGTGATCATACCGGCATGCGAAATATATCTTACTGTGATGAAATGGGCCGATATACGCAATATTTATGTACCGAGTGTAGGTATGGTCGATGGTATAATCCAGACATTAATTGAAAAAAACGAGGAATAA
- the rnr gene encoding ribonuclease R has protein sequence MSKKKHAANSIKQVLTRMVLDIFDKDGKQALNYKQVSAKLNIHDDESRHAILEILKEETKRNILREVSPNKFQVVELKTFVEGRVDMTADGSAFIVTDDEFENDIFIAPRKLRTALHGDRVKIYVYAKGTGKRKEGEVMEIIKRAKTEFTGIVKLSERFAFFVPDDRKMLHDIFIPLNDINGAKNGVKAIAEITDWPPEAKNPIGRIKQVLGTQGENDTEMNAILAEYGFPLSFPKEVEAEAEAISDIISNEEIASRRDFRDTLTFTIDPFDAKDFDDAISFKILENGNYEVGVHIADVAHYIIPDSALDKEAFDRATSVYLVDRVIPMLPERLSNGLCSLRPNEDKLCFAAVFEMDEKAHIINEWFGKTVIHSNRRFTYEEVQEVIETRQGDYTNEILQLNELAHILRDRKFKAGAISFETTEVKFKLDPKGKPIGVYVKERKDAHKLIEDFMLLANRKVAEYVSKLGKGKHKYTFVYRAHDSPKPDALASFATFAARFGYKINTRTDKETAKSLNYLMTDVEGKKEQNVLTHLAIRSMAKAIYTTKMSSHYGLAFDHYTHFTSPIRRYPDVMVHRLLFHYLNGGQSVNAEHYEKLCQHSSEMEKKAADAERSSVKYKQAEYLKEQIGTIFNGVISGVTEWGMYVEIIENKCEGMVRLRDISDDFYTLDEKNYAIIGQRKKKVYQLGDEVRIKVKNVDLTKKQIDFSLVAD, from the coding sequence ATGTCTAAAAAGAAACACGCGGCTAATTCCATAAAGCAGGTCCTTACCCGCATGGTGCTCGATATATTTGATAAAGACGGCAAACAGGCTCTTAATTACAAGCAAGTTTCAGCCAAGCTGAATATCCACGACGATGAGTCGCGCCACGCCATTCTTGAAATATTAAAAGAAGAAACCAAACGGAACATTCTGCGCGAGGTATCACCAAATAAATTCCAGGTTGTTGAATTAAAGACCTTTGTTGAAGGCCGCGTTGACATGACGGCGGACGGCTCGGCGTTTATTGTAACAGATGACGAATTTGAAAACGACATTTTTATTGCACCACGCAAACTGCGCACTGCGTTGCACGGCGACAGGGTGAAGATATACGTTTATGCCAAGGGAACAGGCAAGCGTAAAGAGGGCGAAGTAATGGAAATCATCAAGCGCGCCAAAACCGAGTTTACCGGTATTGTTAAACTTTCTGAAAGGTTCGCGTTTTTTGTGCCCGATGACCGCAAGATGCTGCATGACATCTTCATCCCGCTAAATGATATTAACGGCGCAAAAAATGGTGTTAAAGCTATAGCCGAGATAACAGATTGGCCGCCCGAGGCAAAGAATCCCATAGGACGCATTAAACAGGTGCTTGGTACACAAGGCGAGAATGATACCGAAATGAACGCTATCCTGGCCGAATATGGGTTCCCGTTATCATTTCCGAAAGAGGTTGAAGCCGAAGCTGAAGCAATTTCAGATATCATCTCTAACGAAGAGATTGCCAGCCGGCGCGATTTCAGGGACACGTTGACGTTCACCATCGATCCTTTTGACGCGAAAGATTTTGACGATGCCATCTCTTTTAAAATATTAGAAAACGGCAACTACGAAGTGGGTGTACATATCGCTGATGTTGCGCATTATATCATCCCCGATTCAGCGTTAGACAAAGAGGCATTTGATAGGGCTACGTCGGTATACCTGGTTGACCGTGTTATACCTATGCTGCCCGAGCGTTTATCTAACGGGTTGTGTTCTTTACGGCCAAACGAAGATAAATTATGCTTCGCCGCCGTTTTTGAAATGGACGAGAAGGCGCACATCATCAACGAGTGGTTTGGCAAGACGGTGATTCATTCTAACCGCCGCTTTACCTACGAAGAAGTGCAGGAAGTGATTGAAACCCGGCAAGGCGATTACACCAATGAGATCTTACAACTTAATGAACTGGCGCACATATTGCGTGACCGGAAGTTTAAGGCAGGCGCCATCAGTTTCGAGACTACAGAGGTTAAGTTTAAACTAGACCCGAAGGGTAAACCTATCGGCGTATACGTGAAGGAGCGCAAAGACGCTCACAAATTAATAGAAGACTTTATGCTGCTGGCCAACCGCAAGGTTGCCGAATATGTAAGCAAGCTTGGCAAAGGCAAACACAAGTATACGTTCGTATACCGTGCCCATGATTCGCCAAAGCCCGATGCGCTGGCATCTTTCGCCACTTTTGCAGCGCGGTTCGGCTACAAGATCAACACCCGCACAGATAAGGAAACGGCTAAGTCTTTAAACTACCTGATGACAGATGTGGAAGGTAAGAAAGAACAAAACGTACTGACGCATCTGGCAATCCGCTCTATGGCCAAAGCTATCTATACCACCAAAATGAGCAGCCATTACGGACTGGCTTTTGACCATTATACCCACTTCACGTCACCTATCCGTCGCTATCCCGACGTGATGGTCCACCGCCTGCTTTTCCACTATTTAAATGGCGGCCAAAGCGTTAATGCCGAGCATTACGAAAAGCTTTGCCAGCACAGTTCAGAAATGGAGAAGAAAGCCGCTGATGCAGAGCGCTCGTCGGTAAAATATAAACAGGCAGAATACCTGAAAGAACAGATCGGCACTATCTTCAACGGCGTAATATCGGGAGTGACGGAATGGGGTATGTACGTAGAGATCATCGAGAACAAATGCGAGGGCATGGTTCGGCTCCGCGATATATCCGACGATTTCTACACTTTAGACGAAAAAAATTATGCCATTATCGGCCAGCGCAAAAAGAAGGTTTACCAGTTGGGCGATGAGGTCCGCATCAAAGTAAAAAACGTGGATCTCACTAAAAAACAGATTGATTTTTCGCTGGTAGCTGATTAG
- a CDS encoding 3'-5' exonuclease has product MLENYDLHNLLVLDIETVPQYASHDEVPDNFKELWAKKTVYQRKEETPEDYYRMAGVLSEFGKIICISVGFFTLNNGFRVKSFAGHDEKELLINFADMLNKQSPNLMLCGHNAKEFDFPYICRRMLINGVRLPVQLQLNGKKPWEINHLDTMELWKCGDYKNFTSLNLLTAIFNIPTPKDDIDGSQVGYVYWVENRLDRICAYCQKDVIATAQLVKRFRFEELIPEENVIIV; this is encoded by the coding sequence ATGCTTGAGAATTACGACCTGCATAATTTATTGGTGCTCGATATAGAAACCGTTCCGCAATATGCCTCCCACGACGAAGTCCCCGATAACTTTAAGGAGCTTTGGGCGAAGAAAACGGTCTATCAGCGCAAGGAAGAAACACCGGAAGATTATTACCGCATGGCAGGCGTACTTTCCGAGTTTGGCAAGATCATCTGTATATCGGTCGGCTTTTTCACGCTTAACAATGGTTTCAGGGTTAAATCTTTTGCCGGACATGATGAAAAGGAACTGCTAATTAACTTCGCCGACATGCTAAATAAGCAAAGCCCCAACCTGATGCTTTGCGGCCACAATGCAAAAGAGTTTGATTTCCCCTACATCTGTCGCCGTATGTTAATCAATGGTGTAAGGCTACCTGTCCAGCTACAACTGAACGGCAAAAAGCCATGGGAAATTAATCACCTGGATACCATGGAACTTTGGAAGTGCGGCGATTATAAAAATTTTACGTCGCTGAACTTGCTGACAGCCATTTTTAACATCCCCACCCCGAAAGACGATATAGACGGCAGCCAGGTAGGCTATGTGTACTGGGTTGAAAACCGCCTTGACCGTATTTGTGCCTATTGCCAAAAGGACGTGATCGCCACTGCACAGTTGGTTAAACGTTTCAGGTTTGAAGAGCTGATACCCGAAGAGAATGTAATAATAGTTTGA
- a CDS encoding UbiX family flavin prenyltransferase, with protein MKKIVVAITGASGSVYAKVLLDKLVQLKAQMDAVAVVMSDNAKDIWKFELQNDHYNNYPFDFYGKHDFMAPFASGSARFDSMIVAPCSMGTLGRIAAGISDDLITRAADVILKERRKLILVTRDTPLSLVHIRNMETVTLAGGIICPAVPSFYSLPQTIEDVALTVINRVIDLAGLDNESYRWSEG; from the coding sequence ATGAAGAAAATTGTTGTTGCCATAACCGGGGCAAGCGGATCTGTGTATGCAAAGGTTTTGCTGGATAAACTTGTTCAGCTGAAGGCGCAGATGGATGCCGTTGCGGTGGTGATGAGCGACAATGCCAAAGACATTTGGAAGTTTGAGTTACAGAACGATCACTACAACAATTATCCTTTCGATTTTTATGGCAAGCACGATTTTATGGCGCCGTTCGCCTCCGGCTCTGCCAGGTTTGATTCTATGATAGTAGCGCCATGCTCAATGGGGACTTTAGGCCGAATAGCCGCAGGTATATCTGACGACCTGATCACCCGCGCGGCGGATGTGATCCTAAAAGAACGACGCAAATTGATACTGGTTACACGCGATACTCCGCTTAGCCTGGTACACATACGCAACATGGAAACCGTTACTCTTGCCGGCGGAATCATTTGTCCCGCGGTACCATCATTCTACAGCCTGCCGCAAACCATCGAAGACGTGGCACTAACTGTTATCAACAGAGTTATAGATCTTGCAGGGTTGGATAATGAGAGTTACAGGTGGAGCGAGGGGTAA
- a CDS encoding YajQ family cyclic di-GMP-binding protein: MPSFDIVSKIDGQTLDNAINNAKKEILNRYDFNDSKSTVDLDKKSNELTIITENDMRLKAIEDSIISRMMKQGLDPKALDFGDEQSASGNMIRKAIKIKEGLDKEAAKKVVKKIKDSGLKVQASIMDDQVRVTAKKIDDLQAVISLCRTEDFGQPLQYINMRN, from the coding sequence ATGCCATCATTTGATATAGTAAGCAAAATAGACGGGCAGACGCTCGACAACGCGATCAACAACGCGAAAAAAGAGATATTGAATCGTTACGATTTTAACGACTCTAAGAGTACCGTTGACCTCGACAAAAAAAGCAATGAGCTAACGATTATTACTGAGAACGACATGCGCCTGAAGGCCATCGAAGATTCGATCATCAGCCGTATGATGAAACAGGGCCTTGACCCAAAAGCTTTAGATTTTGGCGACGAACAGTCGGCATCTGGCAATATGATCCGCAAGGCAATTAAAATTAAAGAGGGCTTAGATAAAGAAGCCGCTAAAAAAGTGGTTAAGAAAATCAAAGACAGCGGCTTAAAGGTTCAGGCTTCCATAATGGACGACCAGGTGCGTGTCACTGCCAAAAAGATAGATGATCTGCAAGCGGTGATCAGCCTTTGCCGCACCGAAGATTTTGGCCAGCCGCTACAGTATATTAACATGAGGAATTAG
- a CDS encoding TMEM175 family protein, which yields MKKGRLEAFSDGVIAIIITIMVLELKVPHSADIKALEESVPVFLSYLLSFIYVGIYWNNHHHMLYLVEKINGRVLWANLSLLFFLSLIPFVTAWMGENHFAKWPVIFYGFALLANAIAYSILALFLVADSHANSPLADAIGKDWKGKASIVIYITGIVAAFQWPIIGMACYIIVAMIWFIPDNRIERRVSER from the coding sequence ATGAAAAAGGGACGTTTAGAAGCTTTCAGCGATGGTGTTATCGCCATAATCATCACCATTATGGTACTGGAGCTTAAGGTCCCGCACAGTGCCGATATAAAAGCGCTCGAGGAGTCCGTCCCGGTTTTTCTAAGCTACTTGCTCAGTTTTATATATGTCGGCATTTACTGGAACAATCACCACCACATGCTTTATCTGGTGGAGAAAATAAATGGCCGGGTGCTGTGGGCAAACCTCTCGTTACTCTTCTTTTTGTCACTCATACCTTTTGTAACAGCGTGGATGGGCGAAAACCACTTTGCTAAATGGCCTGTCATCTTTTACGGTTTCGCGCTTTTAGCAAATGCCATTGCGTATTCCATCCTCGCCTTGTTCCTGGTTGCGGACAGCCATGCAAACTCTCCGTTGGCCGATGCGATTGGTAAAGACTGGAAAGGTAAAGCCTCTATCGTAATCTACATAACAGGCATTGTCGCCGCTTTCCAATGGCCAATAATAGGAATGGCTTGTTATATCATTGTCGCAATGATCTGGTTCATTCCAGACAACCGCATAGAACGCAGGGTATCAGAGCGATAA
- a CDS encoding S9 family peptidase: protein MKKLYLFTLLALPSFGAFAQNAVTYKLPPKDMADMLLAKPIPAVSADSKGEWILLSERNSYPSVEELARPELRIAGLRINPANFSLSRQTFINNFTLKNIRTGQSYPVTGLPSPLFAGNVRWNPAENKIAFTQTGAKAVDLYVIDVATKRAVKINKKQLNTVLNPNLVWADNSSLLYRVAVQPVTMAPPEPKVPTGPTVQQSLGKKAPSATYEDLIKTPYDEQLFAFYGTSQLVENHNGIETAVGKPAINTTITLSPDKKYMMTRTLRKPFSYLVTANGFPSTVKITDLKGNTVKVLAELPSSEGTPSGYDNTQNVDRAFDWRDDEPATITWAHPLDSGRIRKKMDYHDAVYALSAPFSGQPIELFKTQYRYRNTQWGNADLALVTEGLRSKQLEKVDRYSTTANKLEKLYERNNNDQYGDPGDPVTVKNKFGRDVIYVSDNGTKLLMNNRTGASKNGDLPFLAKFDLSNAKEEIVWRCQEGYYETVVDVLDPAKLVLLTRRESQTDVPNYYIKNLVLRMADRKITDFQNPYPQLVGVSKQKIKYKRADGVDLTGDLYLPKGYNKDKDGPLPVLIWAYPREFNSASDAAQVRGSQSKFTVIGGGSPVFYVTQGYAILDNAEMPIVAKEGKKPNDTFVEQLSLNAEAAINKLAEMGVGDRNRVAVGGHSYGSFMTANLLAHTNLFKAGIAESGAYNRTLTPFGFQNEERTYWEDPKLYYDMSPFSFADKIKTPILLIHGEADDNPGTFPINSERLFAALKGLGGTVRFVYLPYEAHGYRGKENLLHKIWETNEWLNTYVKNAKPIETASN from the coding sequence ATGAAAAAACTTTACCTGTTTACTCTATTGGCCTTGCCATCTTTTGGCGCCTTTGCTCAAAACGCTGTTACGTACAAATTACCGCCAAAAGATATGGCAGATATGCTGTTGGCAAAACCAATACCTGCTGTAAGCGCCGATTCAAAAGGCGAATGGATACTACTTTCAGAGCGTAACTCTTATCCTTCTGTCGAAGAACTGGCACGCCCCGAGTTGCGTATTGCAGGGTTGCGCATAAACCCGGCAAACTTTTCATTAAGCCGCCAAACATTCATAAATAACTTTACGCTAAAAAATATAAGAACAGGGCAGAGTTACCCGGTTACCGGCTTACCTTCTCCCCTGTTTGCCGGCAACGTTCGCTGGAACCCTGCCGAAAATAAAATTGCGTTTACGCAAACAGGAGCCAAAGCGGTTGACCTGTACGTGATAGACGTTGCAACTAAAAGAGCGGTAAAGATCAACAAGAAACAACTGAATACTGTGCTGAACCCCAACCTGGTTTGGGCAGACAACAGCAGTCTGCTTTACCGCGTGGCTGTACAGCCGGTTACTATGGCCCCGCCGGAACCAAAAGTCCCTACCGGTCCGACTGTTCAGCAAAGCCTTGGTAAAAAGGCACCAAGCGCTACGTATGAGGACTTAATTAAAACGCCATATGATGAACAGCTATTCGCGTTTTACGGCACATCTCAACTGGTAGAAAACCACAATGGTATTGAAACCGCTGTTGGGAAACCTGCCATTAATACAACGATCACACTGTCGCCCGATAAGAAATACATGATGACCCGGACCTTAAGAAAACCTTTTTCTTACTTGGTTACGGCTAATGGTTTCCCATCTACAGTTAAAATCACCGACCTAAAAGGTAATACGGTAAAGGTTTTGGCAGAGCTGCCATCGAGCGAGGGTACGCCATCTGGGTACGATAACACACAAAACGTCGACCGCGCATTTGATTGGCGAGATGATGAGCCCGCAACCATTACGTGGGCGCATCCATTAGACAGCGGCCGCATCCGTAAGAAGATGGATTATCATGACGCAGTATATGCCTTAAGCGCGCCATTCAGCGGCCAGCCGATTGAGTTATTTAAAACGCAATACCGCTACCGTAACACCCAATGGGGCAACGCCGATTTGGCTTTAGTTACCGAAGGCTTGCGTTCTAAACAACTGGAAAAGGTTGACAGATATAGCACCACTGCAAACAAACTCGAGAAACTGTACGAACGTAACAATAACGATCAGTACGGCGATCCCGGCGACCCGGTTACTGTTAAAAATAAATTTGGCCGCGACGTAATTTATGTTTCTGACAACGGCACTAAATTGCTGATGAATAACCGCACAGGCGCTTCTAAAAATGGCGACCTGCCTTTTTTAGCTAAGTTTGATCTAAGCAACGCTAAAGAAGAAATTGTATGGCGCTGTCAGGAAGGCTATTACGAAACCGTAGTTGATGTGTTAGACCCGGCCAAGCTTGTGTTGTTAACCCGCCGTGAGTCGCAAACAGATGTGCCAAACTACTACATAAAAAACCTGGTGTTGAGAATGGCTGACCGCAAGATCACAGATTTTCAAAACCCGTATCCGCAGTTGGTTGGCGTGAGCAAACAAAAGATCAAATACAAACGTGCCGATGGTGTTGACCTCACCGGCGACCTGTATTTACCAAAAGGTTACAATAAGGACAAGGATGGCCCGCTCCCTGTATTAATATGGGCTTACCCGCGGGAGTTTAACTCGGCCTCTGATGCTGCACAGGTACGTGGTTCACAATCGAAATTTACAGTTATTGGCGGCGGCAGCCCGGTGTTTTACGTTACCCAGGGATATGCCATTTTAGATAATGCCGAAATGCCTATTGTTGCCAAAGAAGGTAAAAAGCCAAATGATACCTTTGTAGAGCAGCTGAGTCTAAATGCCGAAGCTGCCATCAATAAATTGGCAGAAATGGGCGTTGGTGACAGAAACCGTGTTGCCGTTGGCGGGCATAGCTACGGTTCCTTTATGACGGCGAACCTTTTGGCGCATACCAACTTGTTTAAAGCAGGTATCGCTGAGAGTGGTGCTTATAACCGCACACTTACTCCATTTGGATTCCAGAACGAAGAACGTACTTATTGGGAAGACCCGAAGCTTTATTACGATATGAGTCCGTTTAGTTTTGCCGATAAGATCAAGACGCCGATCCTGCTTATCCACGGCGAAGCCGACGACAACCCGGGCACCTTCCCTATCAACAGCGAGCGTTTGTTTGCCGCGTTAAAAGGTCTTGGAGGCACTGTACGCTTTGTTTACCTTCCGTACGAGGCGCATGGCTACCGCGGCAAAGAAAACCTCTTACATAAGATCTGGGAGACCAATGAGTGGCTTAACACTTATGTGAAGAATGCCAAACCGATTGAAACCGCAAGTAATTAA
- a CDS encoding Hsp20/alpha crystallin family protein, with product MTLVKFNNGQKNRVANPWFNDVFDSILNDTYFTDKMVTKTPAVNIAETDNHFHIEMAAPGLSKEDFKISLDKNVLSVSVDKKSENIEEGKKYSKKEFVYNSFVRSFTLPESADQLNIEAEYTDGVLKLAVAKKEEAKFQTREIAVK from the coding sequence ATGACACTAGTAAAATTTAACAACGGACAAAAAAATAGGGTAGCAAATCCATGGTTTAATGATGTTTTTGATTCTATCCTGAACGATACTTATTTCACCGACAAGATGGTTACTAAAACGCCAGCAGTGAACATTGCAGAAACCGATAATCATTTCCACATTGAGATGGCTGCTCCCGGCTTAAGCAAAGAAGACTTTAAGATCAGCCTTGATAAAAATGTTTTGAGCGTTTCTGTTGATAAAAAATCAGAGAATATTGAAGAGGGCAAAAAATACAGCAAGAAAGAATTTGTTTACAACTCGTTTGTAAGATCATTCACCTTGCCTGAGAGCGCAGACCAATTGAACATCGAAGCTGAGTATACAGATGGTGTGTTAAAATTGGCTGTAGCTAAAAAAGAAGAAGCGAAATTCCAGACCAGAGAAATAGCTGTAAAATAA
- a CDS encoding GIY-YIG nuclease family protein, producing the protein MDLNSGYIYIMSNQYRTTLYIGVTNDLRTRVWQHTNRQGSAFVKYYKLFDLVYFEYFERITDAIDREKQLKNWHHKWKENLIRTKNPTMKDLKEELEIQF; encoded by the coding sequence ATGGATTTAAACTCCGGCTATATATACATCATGTCAAACCAATATAGAACCACACTTTATATAGGCGTCACAAATGATCTCAGAACCAGAGTCTGGCAGCATACTAATCGACAAGGGTCAGCTTTTGTAAAATATTACAAGCTATTTGATTTAGTTTATTTTGAATATTTTGAAAGAATAACTGATGCCATTGATCGCGAAAAGCAATTGAAAAATTGGCATCATAAATGGAAAGAGAACCTAATCAGGACAAAAAATCCTACCATGAAAGATTTAAAAGAAGAACTCGAAATTCAATTTTGA